The following coding sequences lie in one Cronobacter universalis NCTC 9529 genomic window:
- the tagF gene encoding type VI secretion system-associated protein TagF, producing the protein MSHYPAISWYGKLPSAGDFLQRRFPDALQRQWSHWFQVGLLNWQKEDEQRETGNRQFASAPVWNFVVPPMLGSQQVQMGCLMPGRDSVGRQYPLVATVAFSPAEWTPQHLAMAEEWYQQLGRVLHHAVRNAFSAEQLDQAVQAVPSPALPAPENRSEILDVIGYQESPVTLSWRQAAECFDPQRQTSFWWTNRSDGYPLYTHVHSGNFTGQLFSLLFDPAGGARPGRHGLYPPMFE; encoded by the coding sequence CTTTCTCCAGCGCCGTTTTCCCGATGCCCTGCAACGCCAGTGGTCGCACTGGTTTCAGGTAGGGCTGCTGAACTGGCAGAAAGAGGATGAACAGCGCGAGACGGGCAACCGGCAGTTTGCCAGCGCGCCGGTCTGGAATTTCGTGGTGCCGCCGATGCTCGGCAGTCAGCAGGTGCAGATGGGCTGCCTGATGCCGGGCCGCGACAGCGTAGGGCGTCAGTATCCGCTCGTCGCGACGGTGGCGTTCAGCCCCGCCGAGTGGACGCCGCAGCATCTGGCGATGGCCGAAGAGTGGTATCAGCAGCTTGGCCGCGTCCTGCATCACGCGGTGCGCAACGCGTTCTCCGCCGAACAGCTCGACCAGGCGGTGCAGGCCGTTCCGTCGCCCGCGCTGCCGGCGCCCGAGAATCGCTCGGAAATTCTGGATGTCATTGGTTATCAGGAGTCGCCGGTGACGCTGAGCTGGCGTCAGGCGGCGGAGTGTTTCGACCCGCAGCGCCAGACCAGCTTCTGGTGGACCAATCGCAGCGACGGCTATCCGCTCTACACGCATGTGCACAGCGGCAATTTTACCGGGCAGCTCTTTTCGCTGTTGTTTGATCCGGCGGGCGGTGCGCGTCCGGGTCGCCACGGGCTTTACCCGCCCATGTTCGAATAA